The window GGAAGTGGAAGGTCTCCTTCTCCTCCGCGGTGTGCGCCAGGTCGCTGTATGACAGGCTGTTGGTCTCTTTCCCGGAGCTGTTGTTGAATGAGGACAGAGCCAAGTGCTGGACAAACAGCTCcttcaacaacacaacaacaagtcAGCGGAGGAGAAACTCACAGTGAGAGCACACTTTTTGAGCTCAAACGGACACAGGAGCAGCTACATGTACAGTTATCAGAGAAGCTAACAGCGAGCTAACGcctgttagcagcagcagatgaatGAGCTGTGAAGTTAGCAGCGCTCAGTGGACCCATGATTTAGCATCAAACCGCAGCTTACTGTCGCCTTGGTGGTGAGAAACAGGGCGTCCTGGTTGATGCTGGAGACATCAGGGGAGCTCTTCATTATCAACCTCACTCTGGAGATTGGGAGTGAGATGGTCTTCTTACTGGTTGACGTTTGGTCATCTTTGTCGGGATTATTTTGAGACATCTTCATGAGGACAcggggagagacagacaggcggaACTTCAAGTATTGTTTTGAACCGTGACGCGTTTATTCTTCTTCTACTACGAAATTAACAGTAGTTGGCGGTTTTTGTGCTGGATtaccgccccctgctggagtGGAGGCGCTAcaggtgaaaaacatttttttttgtgtccagTTACTAcctttatctttaaaaaatgtatcataaTGTCATCATTGTCATTTTTCCTCACAGAACTAGCTTTGATTCAGATACCTGTTGCTTTAGGTGGGCTAAATGTGATTTTAGTGTTCAGAAATcaaaattaaaggggcactatgtagtttgggagaAGAATTTTGAACTCagaaatttaatatttacaatattaatgaggtgataatattTATTCAGTCtttccatgactgaatgaacaagctgttctcggaggaaaataaggtccccagaacactgtttgaagctagaaaggtggcagggtccgccaaatataaacaaagtaaaacagtatgaaattgcaTTTGTCtgttcagttcaattcaaagaGTTTATATAGTTTGGTTAGGCGTAAAAAACGATTGATCAGCCATCAAAGtttatcttctgattaaaatttcgATATAAATAATCCCTTCCTCATATTTTCTTTACAATacactttattttcttgttatactttatgtctgtttgttttatgtttttataaattattattattcaagtTTGAGTAGTTGTATACAATGCACATTTGTATGGACTGAAACTGCCAGTTTAATggcacattcatttatttatttattgagaaACATGTTGATCACTTTAATCATCTGCATGCATTTGAGCTATGATGTTAGAGAGTTTATCCCAGTGCCACTGCTATGTTTCAAGTGTCGGATAATGGTACACACTGCAGGACAATGTAAAGGAAAACTAAGATGTGCAAGGTGTGGAGGTGAACATGAATATGGAAAGTGTGGTCAAGATGCAAAAATCAGATGCTGCAACTGTGGTGGTGAACATAGTGCTGCTTATGGAGGGTGCCCTGTTCAAAGGCAAGCCAGAAAGTTGCAGGAATATAAAGTAACAAACCAGTTTCTTATGCTGATGCAgttaaaaaataagtaaagtaaagtaagcTAGCCAGACCCGGTGCTGTGCATGTGATAAATAGCACAAGGGAGTCTGAGAAACAACGAAAAGAGCTTCCGTCTGCTACACCAAATCCATACATAGAGGAGATGAATGAAGACACACTGATTGTGGACCAAATCAGCTTTGTGGCTTTCATCTGCAGAACTGTGAATGTTGCAAtgcagcaaaagagaaaaagtaatAGAATCAAGACAATTGTAGAGGCAGCTATAGAGATCCTGCAGTTTAAAGAAATTACAGCTGAACTGATAAATTAAATGTTGAACCCGACTTACTATGATCGACCATCTCAAGGTAATAAGTATCCTCCTCATGGTAATCCATATCCTACAATGGAATGCCAGAAGTTGAATTGCCAATAGGCAAGAGTTCAAGATGGCTGTGGCTGATCTGAAAGTGGCACCAGGTGTTTTGTAGGATGCATGAACGAGGGCGAGGATGGAGTTTGGAAGGGATTTTAGGGATGAGATGACAAAATGATGGAATGCTACAAGGCtgtgattatttttctgaaagATACAGGTTTACATGGCAAGAtatgatatttgttttttgttttatttattgaggGGGACttgtattattaataatttactTGTAGGATGTAACCTGAAGTACATGAAGCCCTGAGGCTACACACTCCGGTCCAGTAGGTGGCGGCATGCAGCTTCACACCCTGGTATGCGAGCCGCCATTAAactagagaagaagaagaagaggaggcaaaggagaagaagaagaaggttcCGTTAGCAATGGCGGTGATGTGTCTGCAAATGTAAACAATTCAGGCTGCATTTGATGCTTTCGTGAGTATCGTATTTAGTCTAAAGTCAAAGCTTGTCATTTAAGTTGTGTTGACCTCAGAAAGGAGacatatttctctctgtttgtgtcatttgtgCCAGTGTCATTGGTGAAACACAGTTAGCAGGAGCTAAACGGAGCAACCATCATCTATCTCATTGTTGAGCACTGTATGTGTAGCCGCTCGTTTCTTCGTACCCTGGCGTCGCTTTCCGAGCATTAACGATGCCGCTGGGGTTGAAGccgtgctg is drawn from Pagrus major chromosome 3, Pma_NU_1.0 and contains these coding sequences:
- the chrac1 gene encoding chromatin accessibility complex protein 1 → MRRILITLRWSIIMSQNNPDKDDQTSTSKKTISLPISRVRLIMKSSPDVSSINQDALFLTTKATELFVQHLALSSFNNSSGKETNSLSYSDLAHTAEEKETFHFLTDILPKKILARDYLKSLEQLQEEDTDF